From a single Miscanthus floridulus cultivar M001 chromosome 8, ASM1932011v1, whole genome shotgun sequence genomic region:
- the LOC136478307 gene encoding E3 ubiquitin-protein ligase WAV3-like: MESRWRKAKMSLGLNLCVYVPRTLEGDDASSPNTASSTAALVSPVASSSSAATSTNTTPTAASAEQSSANGKVNSGGAGAGALMPTTPTPTSAGLRLSKSGSKSFKKTCAICLTTMKPGQGHALFTAECSHTFHFHCISANVKHGSSSCPVCRIKWKELPFRGPLPAELPQGNVRINPVNGYQNGGHMNILRPLPRARSSGRLHHLATLLPDTDPSTFNDDEPLDLLCEEANDTQQGCLRTVEIKTYPEFTEVPENTSERNFTVLIHLKAPLAQDLQSSSNLGDGNGLSTTRAPVDLITVLDVSGSMAGTKLALLKRAMGFVIQNLGSSDRLSVIAFSSSARRLFPLRRMTESGRQQSLLAVNSLTSNGGTNIAEGLRKGSKVIEERQAKNPVCSIILLSDGQDTYTVSPTAGVHQGAPEYCALLPSTNGNQQVPVHVFGFGADHDSVSLHSISQTSGGTFSFIETEAAIQDAFAQCIGGLLSVVAQGLHVKVESLHPDVHFGSIRSGSYSSRVSDDKRNGSIDVGDLYAEEERDFLVSVNVPPGYGETALLKVGCVYKNPLMKETVNMADVQVKISRPAFVSVQSVSIEVDRQKNRLHAAEVMAEARFSAERSDLTNSVSLLEDCRRMIMGSASGQSGDRLCQALDAELKEMQDRMANQQRYEASGRAYVLSGLSSHSWQRATARGDSTDSESLIQAYQTSSMVDMLLRSQTMSRSSTPRPTPQMRHAKSFPARPQPR; this comes from the exons ATGGAGAGCAGATGGCGGAAGGCCAAGATGTCGCTGGGGCTCAACCTCTGCGTCTACGTGCCCCGGACGCTGGAAGGCGACGACGCCAGCTCGCCCAACACCGCCTCCTCCACGGCGGCACTCGTGTCGCCGGTCGCCTCCTCGTCGTCCGCCGCGACGAGCACCAACACCACCCCGACGGCTGCTTCGGCCGAGCAGAGCAGCGCCAACGGCAAGGTGAACagtggcggcgccggcgccggcgcgctcATGCCCACCACCCCGACCCCGACTTCCGCCGGGCTCCGCCTCTCCAAATCCGGCAGCAAATCCTTCAAG AAAACATGTGCCATATGCTTGACCACAATGAAGCCTGGTCAGGGCCATGCTCTCTTCACAGCAGAGTGCTCACACACCTTCCACTTCCATTGTATTTCGGCAAATGTTAAGCACGGAAGCAGCAGCTGCCCAGTCTGCCGTATCAAATGGAAGGAGCTCCCATTCCGAGGTCCCCTGCCTGCTGAATTACCCCAAGGAAATGTAAGGATCAATCCAGTTAATGGGTACCAAAATGGAGGCCATATGAACATATTGCGACCACTTCCCCGTGCGCGCTCTTCTGGCCGGCTTCATCATCTGGCCACATTGCTGCCTGACACAGACCCTAGTACTTTCAACGATGATGAACCCTTGGATTTGTTGTGTGAAGAGGCTAATGACACTCAGCAGGGCTGTTTGAGAACAGTAGAGATAAAAACATATCCAGAGTTCACTGAAGTACCTGAAAATACATCAGAAAGAAACTTCACTGTTCTAATTCACCTTAAGGCACCCCTTGCTCAGGATCTGCAGTCATCCAGCAATCTCGGAGATGGCAACGGACTAAGTACAACTCGTGCCCCTGTTGATCTCATCACAGTTCTTGATGTCAGTGGAAGTATGGCGGGTACCAAACTTGCATTGTTGAAGAGGGCTATGGGATTTGTCATTCAGAACCTTGGATCCTCTGATCGGCTTTCTGTCATCGCCTTCTCATCATCCGCACGTAGGCTCTTCCCACTTCGTAGGATGACTGAGTCTGGTCGGCAGCAAAGCTTGCTGGCTGTTAATTCACTGACGTCAAATGGAGGGACCAATATTGCAGAGGGCCTCAGGAAAGGCTCCAAGGTGATCGAAGAACGCCAGGCCAAGAATCCAGTCTGCAGCATCATCCTTTTATCAGACGGTCAAGATACCTATACAGTCTCACCAACTGCTGGTGTACACCAAGGAGCACCAGAGTATTGTGCGCTCTTGCCATCCACTAATGGTAACCAGCAGGTACCTGTTCATGTCTTTGGATTTGGTGCTGACCATGACTCCGTCTCCCTGCACTCCATCTCACAAACTTCTGGTGGGACCTTTTCATTCATTGAGACAGAGGCTGCTATTCAAGATGCATTTGCGCAGTGCATTGGTGGGCTTTTGAGTGTAGTTGCACAAGGTCTGCATGTTAAGGTGGAGAGCCTCCACCCTGACGTGCACTTTGGCTCCATAAGATCAGGCAGCTATTCTAGCAGAGTTTCAGATGATAAGAGGAATGGCTCCATAGATGTCGGGGACCTGTATGCTGAAGAGGAAAGGGATTTTCTTGTGTCTGTAAACGTTCCACCAGGCTATGGGGAAACCGCACTTCTCAAGGTTGGCTGCGTCTACAAAAATCCACTCATGAAGGAGACAGTGAATATGGCTGATGTGCAAGTGAAGATCTCCAGGCCAGCATTCGTCTCAGTACAAAGCGTGTCAATCGAGGTGGACCGCCAGAAGAACCGTCTTCATGCAGCCGAGGTGATGGCTGAAGCAAGGTTTTCTGCAGAGCGCAGTGACCTGACCAACAGTGTTTCTCTACTCGAAGACTGCCGGAGAATGATCATGGGATCGGCATCAGGACAGTCCGGTGACCGTCTGTGCCAAGCATTGGATGCTGAGCTGAAGGAGATGCAAGATCGGATGGCCAATCAGCAAAGGTACGAGGCATCCGGTCGGGCATACGTCCTCTCAGGCTTGAGCTCCCACTCATGGCAGAGGGCAACCGCACGCGGGGACTCGACGGACAGCGAGAGCCTAATCCAGGCCTACCAGACTTCATCCATGGTGGACATGCTGCTGCGCTCGCAAACAATGAGCCGCTCATCGACCCCTCGACCAACTCCACAGATGAGGCACGCTAAATCATTCCCAGCACGCCCGCAGCCAAGGTAA